The Thermococcus sp. 21S7 genome has a window encoding:
- the glnA gene encoding type I glutamate--ammonia ligase, whose translation MNGLSTSGVGGGLESKRVGFIQLIFVDINGVPKGMEVPIGRYDEAIDDGIAFDGSSIPGFEGIEDSDLIFKADPSTYAEIPWEGTSRVYGYIYKGERPYPADPRGVLRNTLEELEKAGFKAYIGPEPEFYLFKKNGSWELQIPDSGGYFDLVTLDKARGIRREIALHMPALGLVPEVLHHEVGKAQHEIDFRYDEALRTADNIISFKHIVKATAEAHGLYATFMPKPLYGFPGNGMHLHVSLWKDGENAFIGEDGLSETALHFLGGVLAHAKALTAVTNPTVNSYKRLVPGYEAPVYISWGYRNRSALVRVPAFWGNGARIEYRCPDPSANPYLAFAAILMAGLDGIKRRIEPEAYVEENVYEMNDSRRKSLGIDTLPESLGEALEWLKEDKAVKGALGGAYRNFIAYKEREWEEYIEYLGAKGLPEGTKKVTEWELERYFHI comes from the coding sequence ATGAACGGTTTGAGCACGTCCGGCGTGGGAGGCGGACTTGAATCGAAGAGGGTGGGATTCATCCAGCTCATTTTCGTGGACATCAACGGCGTTCCGAAGGGCATGGAGGTTCCAATAGGAAGATACGACGAGGCCATAGATGACGGCATAGCCTTCGACGGCTCCTCAATTCCAGGATTCGAAGGAATAGAGGACAGCGATTTAATTTTTAAAGCGGACCCCTCAACCTACGCCGAAATCCCCTGGGAAGGCACCTCCAGAGTCTATGGATATATCTACAAGGGGGAGAGGCCCTACCCCGCGGATCCCAGGGGCGTCCTCAGGAATACCCTTGAAGAGCTTGAAAAGGCAGGGTTCAAGGCTTACATAGGGCCAGAACCAGAGTTCTACCTATTCAAGAAAAACGGCTCCTGGGAACTTCAGATACCTGACAGCGGCGGCTACTTCGACCTGGTGACCCTTGACAAAGCCAGAGGCATACGCAGGGAGATAGCGCTCCACATGCCGGCCCTGGGACTCGTTCCGGAGGTTCTTCACCACGAGGTCGGGAAGGCCCAGCACGAGATAGACTTCCGCTATGACGAGGCGCTCAGGACGGCCGACAACATCATCAGCTTCAAGCACATAGTGAAGGCGACCGCCGAGGCCCACGGCCTCTACGCCACGTTCATGCCCAAGCCTCTCTACGGCTTCCCCGGCAACGGGATGCACCTTCACGTAAGCCTGTGGAAGGACGGGGAGAACGCATTCATCGGCGAGGACGGACTCAGCGAGACGGCGCTCCACTTCCTCGGCGGGGTACTCGCCCATGCGAAAGCCCTGACGGCAGTAACGAACCCGACGGTGAACAGCTACAAGCGCCTCGTTCCGGGCTATGAGGCCCCGGTTTACATAAGCTGGGGATACAGGAACAGGAGCGCACTGGTAAGGGTTCCGGCGTTCTGGGGCAACGGCGCCAGGATAGAGTACCGCTGCCCGGACCCCAGCGCAAACCCCTACCTGGCCTTTGCCGCGATACTGATGGCCGGGCTGGACGGTATAAAGAGAAGGATTGAGCCCGAAGCCTACGTGGAGGAGAACGTCTACGAGATGAACGACTCCAGGCGTAAAAGCCTCGGCATAGACACGCTCCCAGAAAGCCTCGGCGAGGCCCTGGAGTGGCTGAAGGAGGATAAAGCTGTCAAGGGGGCTCTGGGCGGGGCGTACAGGAACTTCATTGCATACAAGGAGCGCGAATGGGAGGAATACATTGAATACCTCGGCGCTAAAGGCCTCCCGGAGGGGACAAAGAAGGTAACCGAGTGGGAGCTGGAGAGGTACTTCCACATCTAG
- a CDS encoding EamA family transporter yields MKRGYILVFLAASMWGTLGIFAKYLDGFGLSPFTMVFYRVFFALVLLAAYLRIRGIGFSLERSRLRFYALYGFFSIFLFYTLYFYTVTISSVSFAVLLLYTAPVYSIILGRLAFNEPLMREKIAALAMVMLGVLLVNWGDMQFSTKALMFGLLTGLTYALYGVLAKFAVRDDEPEKALFYTLLFGMLYLLPFTDFSVPSGAVPYLFALAFFPTFLGYILYNHALREVEVSRASIVATIEPVVAITLAFLLFGETLTLEQLIGAALIIGGSTLVHLREKEKPEETIIEEVLEEVH; encoded by the coding sequence ATGAAACGGGGTTACATTCTCGTTTTTCTAGCCGCATCCATGTGGGGAACCCTGGGCATATTCGCCAAGTACCTCGACGGCTTCGGCCTCAGTCCCTTCACCATGGTGTTCTACCGTGTTTTCTTTGCCCTAGTTCTGCTGGCGGCCTATCTTCGCATCAGGGGCATAGGATTCTCCCTTGAACGCTCCCGCCTTAGGTTCTACGCCCTCTACGGCTTCTTCAGCATCTTCCTCTTCTACACGCTGTACTTCTACACCGTGACGATATCCTCGGTGTCCTTTGCGGTCCTGCTCCTCTACACCGCTCCAGTGTATTCGATAATCCTCGGCAGGCTGGCCTTCAACGAGCCCCTGATGCGGGAGAAAATCGCCGCCCTGGCGATGGTCATGCTTGGCGTTCTCCTCGTGAACTGGGGGGACATGCAGTTCTCCACCAAGGCGCTTATGTTCGGACTGCTGACCGGCCTGACCTACGCGCTCTACGGCGTTCTTGCGAAGTTCGCCGTCAGGGACGACGAGCCAGAGAAGGCGCTCTTCTACACGCTCCTCTTCGGCATGCTGTACCTCCTGCCGTTCACTGACTTCTCGGTGCCCTCGGGCGCGGTTCCGTATCTCTTTGCCCTGGCGTTCTTTCCGACGTTCCTAGGATACATACTCTACAACCACGCGCTGAGGGAGGTTGAGGTCAGCAGGGCCAGCATAGTTGCCACGATTGAACCGGTGGTTGCGATAACCCTGGCGTTCCTGCTCTTCGGTGAGACCCTCACCCTTGAACAGCTCATTGGAGCGGCCCTCATAATAGGCGGTTCGACGCTGGTGCACCTGAGGGAGAAAGAAAAGCCTGAGGAAACGATCATTGAGGAGGTTCTTGAGGAGGTTCACTAG
- a CDS encoding DUF61 family protein, whose protein sequence is MSKAEDILTREIARVNLHLPATRPTLVELLNENEPRVRLRDGSYHYFKRSELEYLRSLLDRGEEERLRVPIVLEISTLYRGYFRVRGSIEVKVMDKILGTYDILAEKAEELYPRYLLPKIRKALPTTTTYAFITE, encoded by the coding sequence ATGTCGAAGGCAGAGGACATACTCACCAGGGAGATAGCCAGGGTAAACCTCCACCTCCCCGCCACAAGACCCACGCTGGTAGAACTGCTCAACGAAAATGAGCCGAGGGTTAGACTGCGGGACGGGAGCTACCACTACTTCAAACGCTCCGAGCTGGAATATCTCCGTTCCCTCCTCGATAGGGGCGAGGAGGAGCGCCTCAGGGTACCCATAGTGCTTGAGATAAGCACCCTCTACAGAGGCTACTTTCGGGTGAGGGGCAGTATCGAGGTTAAGGTCATGGACAAAATCCTCGGCACCTACGATATCCTGGCCGAGAAGGCCGAGGAACTGTACCCAAGGTACCTCCTTCCGAAAATCAGAAAAGCCCTCCCGACGACAACAACCTACGCCTTCATAACGGAGTGA